One segment of Phycisphaerales bacterium DNA contains the following:
- a CDS encoding AI-2E family transporter — protein sequence MSKEEIESKHEGEGAGGDQPQASPDITKLGKLLAGPMDVRSFMLTGLFVLALLAVIYAAKPVLVPMVLAILLAVMLGHVVRWLRYELHIPSGVGAAIVLATLVGVFGLAAYYLSTPATTWLQDMPQEMREMERKFRGLKERVEGLREASEQVEAMANDNGDEDAVDVRVREATITPFLLGQTWYIGANAFLTLGLLYFLLAADDLFLVKLVRVIPKFANKKLAVEVVHQVQSDIAIYFLTITLINAGLGVAIGTAMWLLGVPNPLLWGIAAALLNFIPFGGAIIGVLAVAVVAAANFDNVGYILLVPAVYYTLTTIEGSFLTPMILGKRLVLNPVVIFVSLIVWGWMWGIPGIFLAVPIMSAIKITCDNIEPLRVVGEFLGR from the coding sequence GTGAGCAAGGAAGAAATCGAGAGCAAGCATGAGGGCGAAGGCGCCGGCGGCGATCAGCCGCAGGCCAGCCCGGACATCACCAAGCTCGGCAAGCTGCTGGCCGGCCCGATGGACGTGCGTTCGTTCATGCTCACGGGCCTGTTCGTGCTCGCCCTGCTCGCGGTGATCTACGCGGCCAAGCCGGTCCTGGTGCCCATGGTCCTGGCGATCCTGCTGGCGGTCATGCTCGGGCACGTCGTGCGCTGGCTTCGATACGAGTTGCACATTCCATCGGGCGTTGGGGCCGCCATCGTGCTGGCGACGCTGGTTGGCGTCTTCGGCCTTGCCGCGTACTACCTGAGCACGCCAGCCACGACGTGGCTGCAGGACATGCCTCAAGAGATGCGCGAGATGGAGCGCAAGTTCCGCGGGCTGAAAGAACGCGTCGAAGGGTTGCGCGAGGCCAGCGAGCAGGTCGAGGCCATGGCCAACGACAACGGCGACGAGGATGCCGTTGACGTGCGCGTCCGCGAGGCGACCATCACGCCCTTCCTGCTTGGGCAGACGTGGTACATCGGCGCCAACGCCTTCCTGACGCTGGGCCTGCTGTACTTCCTGCTGGCGGCCGACGACCTGTTCCTGGTCAAGCTCGTGCGCGTGATTCCCAAGTTCGCCAACAAGAAGCTGGCCGTCGAGGTCGTGCACCAGGTCCAGAGCGACATCGCCATCTACTTCCTGACCATCACGCTCATCAACGCTGGCCTGGGCGTCGCGATCGGAACCGCCATGTGGCTGCTGGGCGTACCCAATCCGCTCCTGTGGGGCATCGCCGCGGCCCTGCTGAACTTCATTCCCTTTGGCGGGGCGATCATCGGCGTGCTGGCGGTGGCGGTGGTGGCGGCGGCCAACTTCGACAACGTGGGCTACATCCTGCTCGTGCCGGCGGTCTACTACACGCTGACGACCATCGAGGGCAGCTTCCTCACTCCCATGATCCTGGGCAAGCGGCTGGTGCTCAACCCGGTGGTCATCTTCGTGTCGCTCATCGTCTGGGGCTGGATGTGGGGCATCCCGGGCATCTTCCTGGCCGTGCCCATCATGTCGGCCATCAAGATCACCTGCGACAACATCGAGCCGTTGCGGGTGGTCGGCGAGTTCCTCGGGCGGTAG